GATGATGCCGGCGATCAGCGGGTGGAACATCAGGCGCGAGAGGTCCAGGAAGATGGTCTCGAAGTTGGTCTGGTCCGTGACGGTGGCGGTGTTCTGGGAGAAGTAGACGGTGGAGACGAGCGCGGTGAAGATGGCGCCGACGTAGCAGATAGCCACCCAGATCATGCCGGTGCGGCGGGCGGAGGCGGCCTCCGCGGGGGAGCGCAGCGCCATGAAGCGGGTGACAATGTGCGGCTGGCCGAAGTAGCCCAGGCCCCACGCGAGGTTGCCGATGATGGTGGCGGCGGAGACGCCCGCGACCATGTTGAAGTATGTGGCGTTGCCGTCCGGGTGCGGGCCGTAGGCGTTGTCGGTGGCCCAGGTGAAGATGTCGCCCGGGTTATCCAGGGCGAACAGCGCCATGATTGGCACGATGATCAGGGCCAGGAACATCAGGCCGCCCTGCACTACGTCCGTGTAGCTCACGGCGAGGAAGCCGCCGATGAAGGTGTACAGCACGGTGATGGAGCCGACGATGAGCATGCCGGTCATGTAATCGCCGCCGAAGGTGGACTCGTAGTACCGGCCGCCGGAGACCATGCCGGAGGAGACGTAGAACGTGAAGAAGAAGATGATGATCACGGCCGCGGCGAAGCGGAGGATGTGGGAGGTATCCCGCGTGCGGTTTTCAAAGAAGCTGGGCAGGGTGATGGAGTTGTTGGACACCTCGGTGTAGGAGCGCAGGCGCGGCGCCACCCACTTCCAGTTGGCCCAGGTGCCGATGAAAAGGCCGATGACAATCCACAGCTCACTCATGCCGGAGACGAACAGGGCGCCGGGCAGGCCCATGAGCAGCCAGCCGCTCATGTCGGACGCGCCGGCGGAAAGGCCGGCCACGAGCGGGTTGAGGCCGCGGTCGCCCAACACATAGT
Above is a genomic segment from Corynebacterium sp. CNCTC7651 containing:
- the putP gene encoding sodium/proline symporter PutP, yielding MTENFWLVLAIVLYFGVMVSIGFYSWLQTKKYDDYVLGDRGLNPLVAGLSAGASDMSGWLLMGLPGALFVSGMSELWIVIGLFIGTWANWKWVAPRLRSYTEVSNNSITLPSFFENRTRDTSHILRFAAAVIIIFFFTFYVSSGMVSGGRYYESTFGGDYMTGMLIVGSITVLYTFIGGFLAVSYTDVVQGGLMFLALIIVPIMALFALDNPGDIFTWATDNAYGPHPDGNATYFNMVAGVSAATIIGNLAWGLGYFGQPHIVTRFMALRSPAEAASARRTGMIWVAICYVGAIFTALVSTVYFSQNTATVTDQTNFETIFLDLSRLMFHPLIAGIILTAVLAAIMSTMSSQLLITSSALIEDLYRIFNKTPSQTTLLVLSRTMVVLVAVVAMFLAVNPSDTILGLVGFAWAGFGAAFGPVVLASLYWKRLTAPGAIAGMIVGALTVFIWGSVPATSAMIYEIVPGVIFATIAMVAVSLFTQPKPGVAQEFDRAVAITDYALAHPDSTFRDALEGTAAARPASN